In the Emys orbicularis isolate rEmyOrb1 chromosome 3, rEmyOrb1.hap1, whole genome shotgun sequence genome, one interval contains:
- the SLC30A1 gene encoding proton-coupled zinc antiporter SLC30A1 — MADNGTGEPRQPRYRRVRLMCMLALTFLFFVVEVVVSRVTASLAMLSDSFHMLSDVMALVVALVAVRFAQRTRATHKNTFGWVRAEVMGALVNAVFLTALCFTILLEAIERFTEPHEIQQPLVVIGVGAAGLLVNLLGLCLFHQHGGGGHGHSHGGSQHHRSGSRTKLERSSGDGDAVLRKEETNTLVENCSSTNGVNQEKLGDGKAELQANGSIGPNSLDIEVEEDSSGQLNMRGVFLHVLGDALGSVIVVVNASVFYFYWNPCPKDGPCLNPCVNSHCIENATVAPPLDSAALLIQEGIHVAGPCWVLYLDPALCLIMVCILLYTTYPLLKESALILLQTVPKQIDIYSLNLKLRKLEGVEAVHELHVWQLAGSRIIGTAHIKCHDPASYMKVAKHIKEIFHDEGIHATTIQPEFSSVGSESGVGKCEFPCRTQCALKQCCGTAEGSTEKKTAKTSSIAISCSEIIIDSPHHKTRRTKSESIPAVRLEADDDPDTQFESSL; from the exons ATGGCGGACAACGGGACGggcgagccccggcagccccGCTACCGCCGGGTGCGGCTGATGTGCATGCTGGCGCTCACCTTCCTCTTCTTcgtggtggaggtggtggtgagcCGGGTCACCGCCTCGCTGGCCATGCTCTCGGACTCCTTCCACATGCTGTCCGACGTCATGGCCCTGGTGGTGGCCCTGGTGGCCGTGCGCTTCGCCCAGCGCACCCGCGCCACCCACAAGAACACCTTCGGCTGGGTGCGGGCCGAGGTGATGGGCGCCTTGGTCAACGCGGTCTTCCTCACCGCTCTCTGCTTCACCATCCTGCTGGAGGCCATCGAGCGCTTCACCGAGCCCCACGAGATCCAGCAGCCGCTCGTGGTGATTGgcgtgggagctgcggggctccTCGTCAACCTGCTGGGGCTCTGCCTCTTCCACCAGCATGGAGGTGGGGGGCACGGGCACTCGCACGGGGGGAGCCAGCACCACCGCAGCGGCAGCCGCACCAAATTGGAGCGGTCTTCGGGGGACGGTGATGCTGTGCTGCGCAAGGAGGAGACCAACACGCTGGTGGAGAATTGCAGCAGCACCAATGGAGTCAACCAGGAGAAGCTAG GTGACGGCAAGGCGGAACTACAAGCAAATGGGAGTATTGGTCCTAACTCTCTGGACATTGAGGTTGAAGAAGACTCCAGTGGACAGCTTAACATGCGTGGAGTTTTTCTGCATGTGCTTGGAGATGCCTTGGGTTCAGTGATTGTGGTCGTGAATGCCTCGGTCTTTTACTTTTATTGGAACCCATGCCCCAAAGATGGGCCCTGTTTAAATCCATGTGTCAATAGCCATTGCATAGAAAATGCTACTGTAGCCCCACCGCTTGACAGTGCTGCTCTACTCATACAAGAGGGTATTCATGTAGCTGGTCCCTGCTGGGTGCTGTATTTAGATCCCGCTCTTTGTCTGATAATGGTTTGTATACTCCTTTACACAACTTATCCATTACTTAAGGAATCTGCCCTTATCCTTTTGCAAACTGTTCCCAAACAAATTGATATTTATTCTTTGAACTTGAAACTACGTAAACTTGAAGGAGTTGAAGCAGTCCATGAACTACATGTTTGGCAGCTGGCAGGCAGCAGGATCATTGGTACTGCTCACATAAAATGTCATGACCCTGCATCATACATGAAAGTGGCAAAGCACATTAAAGAGATTTTTCATGATGAAGGGATCCATGCCACTACAATTCAGCCTGAGTTTTCCAGTGTAGGCTCTGAATCAGGTGTTGGCAAATGTGAGTTTCCCTGCAGAACTCAGTGTGCTCTGAAGCAGTGTTGTGGGACAGCAGAAGGCAGTACTGAAAAGAAGACAGCAAAGACCTCTTCAATTGCTATTTCATGCTCAGAAATAATCATTGACTCTCCACACCACAAAACTAGGAGGACTAAATCGGAAAGTATACCTGCTGTTAGGCTAGAGGCAGACGATGACCCAGACACACAATTTGAATCATCTTTGTAA